TCGATATGGACGCCGACGACCTGGCCGAACACGACATGGCAATCGACCGGCGCGCCGGCGATGTCATGCAGCGCAACGATCTGGGTCATTTTGCACTCCAGCGCACAGGGGCTCGCCGCCACGCGCGGCGGCTTGACGATGACCGATGGCGCCGGTGCAAGACCGGCGCGCACCATCTCGTTCTGGCCGCGCGCCATCGGCGCGGAGGTTTCGTTCATTTGCTCACGCAGATCCCACGTCGCCAGATTGCAGACGAACTCGCCGGTCTCCTCGATGAAGGCGATGGAGTCCTTATGACCTTCGCTCGAGAACATCAGCATGTTGGGCCGGCTGCCGACCGCGTTGAAGAAAGAGTAGGGCGCGAGGTTGATCTCGCCCCTGGCGCTCATTGAGGTGATCCAGCCGACGGGACGCGGCGCCACGATGGCCTTGAAGGGGTCGTGCGGCAGGACGGCGCGGTCGCGCTTTTCCGGTTCGTAGAACATCAGCCGCGTATCCCGTTGTAATAGGTGACGATGGTGTCGAGCCTGGGCCGCTCGCGGTCCTCCGGCGGCTTTACCGCCTTGCCGATATAGACAAAACCCGCGATGCGCTCCTGCTCGGCGAGGCCGAGCGCGGTCATCGCGGCGCGGTCGAAGGCGAACCATTCGGTCAGCCAGCTTGCGACATAGCCCATGGCGTGCGCGGCCGTCAGCAGGTTCATGCAGGCGGCGCCGGCGGAGAGCTGCTGCTCCCATTCCGGGATCTTCACATGCGGCGCGGCGCGGCTGACGACGGCGATGACGAGTGGGGCGCGGGCAAAGCGCCGGCGTTCAAATTCGATCTGCTCGGGCGTCGCGTCAGGTCGGCTGGCGCGAAAGACCTCGGCGATCTTCTCGCCAGCGGCTTCGCGCGCGTCGCCGCTGAAGATAATGAAGCGCCATGGCGCCAGCTTGCCGTGGTCCGGCACGCGCGCAGCGACCGTCAGCAGCGTCTCGATTTCGGCGGCGGTGGGGCCGGGGCCGGTCATTTCGATCGGCTTCACGGAGCGGCGGGTTTTGAGAAGTTCTAAGGCGTCGGGCATTGATGGCTTTCGGAGCGCATGGGAACGCGAGGGCCGCGCACGAACGGGCGGCGGAGGGGACTGTACGTCAAAT
The Pseudolabrys sp. FHR47 genome window above contains:
- a CDS encoding flavin reductase family protein, which gives rise to MFYEPEKRDRAVLPHDPFKAIVAPRPVGWITSMSARGEINLAPYSFFNAVGSRPNMLMFSSEGHKDSIAFIEETGEFVCNLATWDLREQMNETSAPMARGQNEMVRAGLAPAPSVIVKPPRVAASPCALECKMTQIVALHDIAGAPVDCHVVFGQVVGVHIDDRFVKNGILDTAAMRPIARCGYAGDYAVVDSLFSMLRPER
- a CDS encoding nitroreductase, coding for MPDALELLKTRRSVKPIEMTGPGPTAAEIETLLTVAARVPDHGKLAPWRFIIFSGDAREAAGEKIAEVFRASRPDATPEQIEFERRRFARAPLVIAVVSRAAPHVKIPEWEQQLSAGAACMNLLTAAHAMGYVASWLTEWFAFDRAAMTALGLAEQERIAGFVYIGKAVKPPEDRERPRLDTIVTYYNGIRG